The following coding sequences are from one Arthrobacter sp. PvP023 window:
- a CDS encoding flavodoxin, with translation MPKQDGRPAPNPPVPPGNTSRILLVYFSRAGENYYNGGRTNLIVGNTEVLAGMIRDRTGCDVHRIEAAEPYPDGYDATVARNVREQNIDARPAITTPLADIGQYDTVLLASGIWNVRAPMIMTTFVESHDFTGKTIHPVTTHAMSALGTTERDYARSCPGAVIAEGLAIRGEEVLNAGADVDSWLRRTGLLQT, from the coding sequence ATGCCTAAACAAGACGGCCGCCCGGCACCGAATCCCCCCGTGCCCCCGGGAAACACCAGCCGAATCCTGCTGGTGTACTTTTCACGGGCAGGGGAGAACTACTACAACGGCGGACGGACCAACCTCATCGTCGGCAACACCGAAGTCCTCGCCGGCATGATCCGGGACCGGACAGGCTGCGACGTTCACCGGATCGAGGCGGCAGAACCCTACCCGGACGGTTACGACGCCACGGTGGCAAGGAACGTCCGCGAGCAGAACATTGATGCCCGGCCCGCCATCACCACCCCGCTGGCCGACATCGGACAATACGACACAGTGCTCCTTGCCAGCGGAATCTGGAACGTCAGGGCACCGATGATCATGACCACATTCGTCGAAAGCCACGACTTCACCGGCAAGACCATCCATCCCGTCACCACCCACGCCATGAGCGCGCTGGGAACCACAGAACGTGACTACGCCCGCTCCTGCCCAGGCGCCGTCATCGCCGAAGGGCTCGCCATACGGGGCGAGGAAGTCCTAAACGCAGGGGCGGACGTCGACTCGTGGCTTCGCCGCACCGGCCTCCTTCAAACCTGA
- a CDS encoding aldo/keto reductase, with amino-acid sequence MQTVTLNNGVEMPILGFGVFQIPDEETQAAVEAALEAGYRHLDTAASYLNEAAVGAAIKASGIARDELFVTTKLWIQHAPAGNVQDETKRAFENSLNRLGLDYVDLYLIHQPLGDYYSEWRALQETNKEGHARAIGVSNFHPDRLVDLIDHNEIIPAVNQIETHPFHQRETDQALMRERGVQIESWGPFAEGKNNLFTDPVLRAIAQAHGRSVAQVVLRWLIQRSIVVIPKSVRPERMAQNLDVFDFTLTDTQMQQIAALDTGASLFFDHRDPAMVSWLGGRRID; translated from the coding sequence ATGCAAACCGTGACCCTGAACAACGGCGTCGAAATGCCTATCCTGGGCTTTGGCGTCTTCCAGATCCCCGACGAGGAAACCCAGGCCGCCGTCGAAGCTGCCCTCGAAGCCGGTTACCGGCACCTGGACACGGCGGCCTCCTACCTCAACGAAGCAGCCGTGGGCGCAGCGATCAAGGCCAGCGGAATCGCCCGCGACGAACTGTTTGTCACCACCAAACTCTGGATCCAGCACGCACCCGCCGGGAACGTCCAGGACGAGACCAAACGTGCCTTCGAGAACTCCCTGAACCGGCTCGGCCTCGACTACGTCGACCTGTACCTGATCCACCAGCCCCTGGGCGACTACTACAGCGAATGGCGGGCCTTGCAGGAGACCAACAAGGAAGGCCACGCCCGCGCCATCGGTGTCTCGAACTTTCACCCCGACCGGCTCGTGGACCTCATCGATCACAACGAGATCATCCCCGCCGTCAACCAGATCGAAACCCACCCGTTCCACCAGCGCGAAACCGACCAGGCGCTGATGCGCGAACGCGGCGTCCAGATTGAATCCTGGGGTCCCTTCGCCGAAGGAAAGAACAACCTGTTCACCGACCCGGTTCTGAGAGCCATCGCCCAGGCCCACGGCAGATCAGTCGCCCAGGTTGTCCTGCGCTGGCTCATCCAGCGCAGCATCGTAGTCATCCCCAAATCTGTCCGGCCGGAGCGCATGGCCCAGAACCTGGACGTCTTCGACTTCACACTGACCGACACGCAGATGCAGCAGATCGCCGCCCTGGACACAGGGGCCAGCCTCTTCTTCGACCACCGCGACCCCGCCATGGTCAGCTGGCTCGGCGGACGACGGATCGACTGA
- a CDS encoding cupin domain-containing protein, with translation MKLNEHVPPTKAPSEKFTGAVYLSPLHAGESPSRLIAALVHFTPGARTNWHSHPLGQTLHCTEGAGIVATRDGTVILMRPGDTVHTPAGEEHWHGAAPESLMTHLAMVEHENGQSARWLEPVSDTDYAAAHQQATR, from the coding sequence ATGAAACTGAATGAGCACGTACCCCCTACGAAGGCGCCATCCGAGAAGTTCACCGGAGCGGTCTATCTCAGCCCCCTCCACGCGGGGGAGTCACCATCGCGGCTCATTGCCGCGCTGGTGCACTTCACTCCGGGAGCGCGGACCAACTGGCATTCCCATCCGCTCGGGCAAACCCTGCACTGCACCGAGGGTGCCGGGATCGTGGCAACACGTGATGGCACCGTCATCCTCATGCGGCCGGGGGACACAGTCCACACTCCTGCAGGAGAAGAACACTGGCACGGTGCTGCACCCGAGAGCCTAATGACACATCTGGCCATGGTCGAACACGAAAACGGACAAAGCGCCAGATGGCTTGAACCCGTCAGTGACACCGACTACGCAGCAGCCCACCAACAAGCAACCCGATAG
- a CDS encoding MFS transporter: protein MPVSAASPPVTMARPRASLAVAMLGFFVVALDAQIVNVALPAIRDDLGGGLAGLQWVVTGYTLMFSALQLFAGTFSDGVGARRAYGIGMILFTLASAACAFSPNLPLLVAGRILQGIGAAMITPASLALIREAYHDAVQRGRAIVYWGLGGSVAAAAGPVLGGLLTVIDWRLIFLVNLPVGALALLVLARVARSPRRPMPFDWAGQISAVLALASLTYGIIEGASAGYGSPAILSVFAVGAAALVVFLVVQVKARAPMLPMDIFSSRTVSTTLGVAVATMAAFYGVVFLQSLYFQQQRGATALETGLLFLPMTALVALLNPLVARLMARFGQVAMIAAGQLIMALGLAGLCILPADSPVLLVAAVMVPVGVGGSFTVPPIIALVMDHVPAERAGTASGVVNTARQVGGSLGVAVFGALLTGKGFMDGLRTSLGWTAAILVLLVLASMTLRNDRRKTP, encoded by the coding sequence ATGCCTGTGTCTGCTGCCAGCCCTCCCGTGACGATGGCGCGGCCCCGCGCTTCTCTCGCGGTGGCCATGCTGGGCTTTTTTGTCGTGGCCCTCGATGCCCAGATTGTGAACGTCGCCCTGCCGGCAATCCGGGATGATCTCGGCGGCGGTTTGGCCGGGCTCCAATGGGTTGTGACCGGCTACACGCTGATGTTTTCTGCGCTTCAGCTCTTCGCTGGAACATTCTCCGACGGCGTCGGTGCACGACGTGCCTACGGAATCGGGATGATCCTGTTCACGCTGGCCTCCGCTGCGTGTGCGTTCAGCCCGAACCTTCCACTGCTGGTGGCGGGTCGAATCCTGCAGGGGATCGGGGCGGCAATGATCACCCCGGCTTCCTTGGCCCTGATCCGGGAGGCCTACCACGACGCTGTGCAGCGCGGCCGTGCCATTGTCTACTGGGGTTTGGGCGGCTCCGTGGCCGCTGCTGCCGGGCCGGTTCTTGGTGGGTTACTCACCGTTATCGACTGGCGGCTGATCTTCCTGGTCAACCTGCCGGTCGGGGCTTTGGCTCTGCTGGTCCTGGCGCGGGTCGCCAGGTCACCACGGCGTCCGATGCCCTTCGACTGGGCCGGGCAGATCAGCGCTGTGCTGGCCCTGGCGAGCCTGACGTACGGCATCATCGAGGGCGCCTCCGCCGGTTATGGGAGCCCTGCGATCCTTTCCGTCTTCGCAGTGGGCGCAGCTGCACTCGTGGTCTTTCTGGTGGTGCAGGTCAAGGCCCGGGCTCCGATGCTTCCCATGGATATCTTCAGTTCCCGCACCGTCTCCACCACGCTTGGCGTTGCCGTGGCAACAATGGCGGCCTTTTACGGCGTCGTCTTCCTGCAAAGCCTGTACTTCCAGCAGCAGCGCGGCGCCACGGCGTTGGAGACCGGCCTGCTGTTCCTGCCCATGACAGCACTCGTTGCCCTGCTCAACCCGTTGGTAGCCCGGCTAATGGCCCGCTTCGGGCAGGTTGCCATGATCGCGGCAGGGCAGCTGATCATGGCCCTGGGCCTTGCCGGGCTCTGCATCCTCCCGGCGGACAGCCCGGTGCTGCTCGTCGCGGCGGTGATGGTGCCGGTCGGCGTCGGCGGGTCCTTCACCGTCCCGCCGATCATCGCCCTGGTCATGGACCACGTGCCGGCCGAACGCGCCGGCACAGCGAGCGGCGTCGTCAACACCGCACGGCAAGTCGGAGGTTCACTCGGCGTCGCAGTCTTCGGTGCGCTGCTGACCGGAAAGGGCTTCATGGATGGCCTGCGCACAAGCCTCGGCTGGACCGCCGCCATCCTCGTCCTGCTCGTCCTGGCCTCCATGACGCTACGCAACGATCGACGGAAGACACCATGA
- a CDS encoding helix-turn-helix transcriptional regulator, producing the protein MDNTKDVREFLMSRRARITPTQAGLTVFSGTRRVAGLKREEVAMLTGVSSEYYARLERGNLRGVSDSVLDSLARALQLDEAERAHLMDLAKAAEPPRPAGGSRRARAQVRPSVERILTGMTGTPAYIRNSKMEIMAANELCFALYTGILSPEVLPLNLARFMFLDPRSQDFFVDWNTLADDFAAALRTESGRNPRDRYLNSLIGDLAAGSTEFSTRWARHNVRFHRTARKTMRNPLVGEIELTGDALDLPGEGLTLIAYTAEPGSHAEEQLAFLASWSSTGKVPVKQDASIPVLPTPPHSDL; encoded by the coding sequence ATGGACAACACCAAGGACGTCCGCGAGTTCCTTATGAGCCGCCGGGCGCGCATCACACCCACCCAGGCGGGGCTTACCGTCTTCAGCGGCACGCGGCGGGTCGCCGGGCTCAAACGCGAGGAAGTGGCCATGCTGACCGGCGTCAGCAGCGAATACTACGCGCGCCTCGAACGCGGGAACCTCCGGGGCGTGTCGGATTCGGTTCTGGACTCGCTGGCACGGGCATTGCAGCTGGATGAGGCAGAACGGGCACATCTGATGGATCTGGCAAAAGCCGCTGAACCCCCGCGGCCCGCAGGAGGCAGCCGCCGGGCCCGCGCTCAGGTCCGGCCCAGCGTCGAGCGGATCCTGACCGGGATGACAGGAACGCCCGCCTACATCCGTAATTCCAAGATGGAGATCATGGCCGCGAACGAGCTCTGTTTCGCGCTCTACACCGGCATCCTCAGCCCGGAGGTCCTGCCGCTCAACCTCGCCCGGTTTATGTTCCTCGACCCGCGTTCACAGGACTTCTTCGTCGACTGGAACACCCTCGCAGACGATTTTGCCGCCGCACTCCGCACGGAGTCCGGCCGCAACCCGCGCGACCGATACCTGAACAGCCTCATCGGCGACCTCGCCGCCGGCAGTACCGAGTTCTCCACGCGCTGGGCCCGGCACAACGTCCGCTTCCACCGCACAGCCCGCAAGACCATGCGCAATCCGCTCGTCGGGGAGATCGAACTTACCGGCGACGCACTCGACCTCCCCGGAGAAGGTCTGACCCTCATCGCGTACACCGCGGAACCGGGCAGCCATGCGGAGGAACAGCTTGCCTTCCTCGCCAGTTGGAGCAGCACCGGGAAGGTTCCGGTCAAACAGGACGCCAGCATCCCCGTTCTGCCCACGCCACCTCACAGCGATCTTTAG
- a CDS encoding SDR family oxidoreductase, whose amino-acid sequence MSTNNGPTRVALVTGASSGIGEATARAFHALGFKVALLARRTERIEAIADELGERAVAVAADVTDREALVAAAERVKAELGRVDILVNNAGLMLLGPFGSAQRDDYRRMIEVNLLGAITATEVFLDQLVDGGGDIVNISSVAGRTARAGNGVYAATKWGLNGWSESLRQELLPDVRVTLIEPGVVATELPTHITHEATNAAVNEMYGKATVTPDDVAEVIAFAVQRPKHLAINEILLRPATQA is encoded by the coding sequence ATGAGTACAAACAACGGCCCCACCCGGGTGGCATTGGTCACCGGGGCTTCCTCGGGGATCGGGGAGGCTACTGCCCGTGCCTTCCATGCGTTGGGCTTCAAAGTCGCGCTACTGGCCCGCCGTACCGAGCGGATTGAGGCCATAGCGGACGAACTCGGCGAACGAGCGGTTGCGGTGGCAGCAGACGTCACCGACAGGGAGGCCCTGGTCGCTGCGGCCGAACGGGTCAAGGCGGAACTTGGCAGGGTGGACATTCTCGTCAACAACGCCGGCCTCATGCTGCTGGGCCCGTTCGGCTCGGCGCAGCGTGACGACTATCGCCGGATGATCGAAGTCAACCTGCTCGGCGCCATCACCGCGACGGAGGTCTTCCTCGACCAACTTGTCGACGGTGGCGGCGACATCGTGAACATCTCCTCGGTCGCCGGACGCACCGCCCGTGCCGGGAACGGCGTGTACGCGGCAACGAAATGGGGACTGAACGGCTGGTCCGAGTCGCTGCGCCAGGAACTGTTGCCGGATGTACGTGTGACGCTCATTGAGCCCGGCGTAGTGGCGACCGAACTGCCGACCCACATCACCCACGAGGCGACAAACGCGGCGGTCAATGAGATGTACGGCAAGGCAACGGTGACGCCGGACGACGTTGCCGAAGTCATCGCGTTCGCCGTTCAGCGGCCGAAGCACCTGGCTATCAATGAGATCCTGCTGCGCCCGGCAACCCAGGCCTGA
- a CDS encoding aldo/keto reductase has translation MSFSKNLTLNNGVEMPALGFGVFQTPPAETAEAVSTALSTGYRLIDTAAAYGNERGVGDAIRAAGLSRDDVFIESKVWISDYGYDETLHAFDKSARKLGVEVIDLFLLHQALPGEFDKTVAAYRALEKLLADGKVRSIGVSNFMRPHLETLLAETSVVPAVNQIEVHPYFAQAELQAFGAEHGILTQAWSPIGGITSYRGDGSTSTFEDPDILAIAEAHGKTAAQVMLRWHLQEGRAAIPKSVKPARIAENFDVFDFELTAEQLVRIDALDTGVRGGPEPEAITLESFGRDIPEE, from the coding sequence ATGTCATTCAGCAAGAACTTGACCCTCAACAACGGCGTCGAGATGCCTGCCCTGGGCTTCGGAGTCTTCCAGACGCCGCCCGCTGAGACCGCCGAGGCAGTCAGCACAGCACTGTCCACCGGATACCGTCTCATCGACACGGCCGCCGCCTACGGAAATGAACGCGGCGTCGGTGACGCGATCCGGGCAGCAGGACTTTCCCGTGACGATGTCTTCATCGAATCAAAGGTATGGATCAGCGACTACGGCTACGACGAGACCCTGCACGCCTTCGATAAAAGCGCCCGTAAACTCGGCGTCGAGGTCATCGATCTGTTCCTCCTGCACCAGGCGCTGCCCGGCGAGTTCGACAAGACGGTTGCCGCTTACCGGGCGCTCGAGAAGCTGCTCGCCGATGGCAAAGTCCGTTCCATCGGCGTGAGCAACTTCATGCGTCCGCACCTGGAGACGCTGCTCGCTGAAACGTCCGTGGTTCCCGCGGTCAACCAGATTGAGGTGCACCCCTACTTTGCCCAAGCCGAGCTGCAGGCATTCGGGGCAGAGCATGGAATCCTCACCCAGGCATGGTCCCCCATCGGCGGAATCACCTCCTACCGCGGTGACGGCTCGACAAGCACTTTCGAAGACCCGGACATTCTTGCGATCGCTGAAGCCCACGGAAAGACCGCCGCACAGGTCATGCTGCGCTGGCATCTCCAGGAAGGCCGGGCTGCCATCCCCAAGTCGGTGAAGCCGGCCCGCATCGCCGAAAACTTTGACGTGTTCGACTTCGAGCTCACCGCCGAGCAGCTCGTCCGGATCGACGCGCTCGACACCGGGGTACGGGGCGGACCCGAACCCGAAGCCATCACCCTGGAGTCCTTCGGGCGGGACATCCCCGAAGAATGA
- a CDS encoding SDR family oxidoreductase, producing MTDATPLTVLVVGSTGSIGIPTVREALSQGFQVRALIRDAGRAVQLPSGAAPVVGDLTRVETLAGAVDGVDAVVFTHGSHGGRGQAESVDYGAVRNTLFALNGRRARLALMTAVGTTDRATEGHDWKRRAERLVRASGNPYTIVRPDWFDYNTPEERHIVMRQGDTQSTASPADGVIARDQIARVLIDSLHSDAANHKTLELVAGKGTAQDDLTATFAALLSDDGPDGALDKDNMPLSREPERVCDDLDEIRR from the coding sequence ATGACCGACGCGACGCCTCTCACTGTTCTAGTCGTCGGATCCACCGGCAGCATCGGAATTCCGACAGTTCGCGAAGCACTATCCCAAGGCTTCCAGGTGCGGGCACTCATTCGCGACGCCGGGCGGGCGGTGCAGCTGCCTTCCGGCGCCGCTCCGGTCGTCGGGGACCTTACCCGGGTGGAAACCCTGGCCGGTGCCGTCGACGGCGTGGATGCGGTGGTTTTCACGCACGGCTCCCACGGCGGCCGCGGCCAGGCCGAATCCGTCGACTACGGTGCCGTGCGGAACACGCTTTTCGCCCTCAACGGACGTCGGGCCCGGCTCGCGCTTATGACCGCCGTGGGAACGACCGACCGGGCGACCGAGGGCCACGACTGGAAGCGACGGGCAGAGCGACTGGTCCGAGCCTCAGGGAACCCCTACACAATCGTCCGCCCCGACTGGTTCGACTACAACACCCCCGAGGAACGGCACATTGTCATGCGGCAAGGCGACACGCAGAGCACAGCGTCACCCGCAGACGGCGTGATCGCGCGTGACCAGATAGCCCGCGTGCTCATCGACAGCCTCCACAGCGATGCAGCCAATCACAAAACCCTGGAACTCGTTGCCGGGAAAGGCACGGCACAGGACGACCTCACCGCCACCTTTGCCGCGCTCCTCAGCGATGACGGACCGGACGGCGCCCTGGACAAGGACAACATGCCCCTCTCCCGGGAACCTGAACGCGTGTGCGACGACCTCGACGAGATCCGCAGGTGA
- a CDS encoding MFS transporter, translating into MPSSALLWGLQLAFLSPALALILVNLYGASTAEVGWVLGVYNGSGFIASLLLPAYADKKSDYLGPMLVCGALTLLLAVVLGFATTLPAATLALMLIGGPAGVGSSMLFAHLRHSGAGPSTVINTRAIVSVAWVAGPPAATFIMGWFGNRAMLLAIAAVAVINIATTALMIKARNAAHAGAAAGSRQVPAAPTPEEEPPVGLLRVGLIVAAFILLQATNATAMTIMTIYVTETLRLDMMWAGIALGVAAALEVPALLLVGRLTSRFYQLGLLATSCIAGICYYVGLSVTTGPLMLLVLQLLNAWSFAGIAGVGLPLFQHMIPRPGLSTGLYMNTRRIGAIVSGPIIAAGSLTALGQRGIFLTSAALTLLGLAIIVIDNRTNQAAADRSALPIEAS; encoded by the coding sequence GTGCCATCATCGGCACTTCTGTGGGGCCTGCAGCTGGCCTTCCTCAGTCCCGCCCTCGCACTGATCCTTGTCAACCTCTATGGGGCCAGCACCGCTGAGGTGGGCTGGGTACTCGGCGTCTACAACGGCAGCGGCTTCATCGCATCGCTGTTACTGCCCGCCTATGCCGACAAGAAAAGCGACTATCTGGGCCCGATGCTGGTTTGTGGAGCGCTGACGCTGCTGCTGGCCGTAGTTCTGGGTTTCGCAACCACGCTGCCGGCCGCCACGCTCGCCCTGATGCTGATCGGGGGTCCGGCGGGCGTGGGCAGCTCAATGCTGTTCGCCCACCTCCGCCATTCAGGTGCAGGCCCTTCCACTGTCATCAACACCCGGGCGATAGTATCGGTGGCCTGGGTGGCAGGCCCACCGGCGGCAACCTTCATCATGGGCTGGTTCGGCAACCGCGCCATGCTGCTGGCCATCGCCGCAGTCGCCGTCATCAACATCGCCACCACCGCGTTGATGATCAAGGCCCGCAACGCCGCGCATGCAGGCGCTGCGGCAGGGAGCCGTCAGGTTCCGGCGGCCCCGACCCCGGAGGAGGAGCCGCCCGTCGGCCTTCTCCGTGTTGGGCTCATCGTGGCCGCTTTCATCCTGCTGCAAGCCACCAACGCCACAGCCATGACAATCATGACCATCTACGTGACGGAGACTCTCAGGTTGGACATGATGTGGGCGGGCATCGCCCTCGGCGTTGCCGCCGCCCTCGAGGTGCCCGCCCTGCTGCTCGTCGGCCGGCTCACCAGCCGCTTTTACCAGCTCGGCCTGCTCGCCACCAGCTGCATAGCGGGAATCTGCTACTACGTTGGCCTGAGCGTAACCACCGGCCCCCTGATGCTGCTTGTCCTGCAGCTGCTGAACGCCTGGTCCTTCGCAGGAATCGCCGGCGTCGGGCTGCCGCTGTTCCAACACATGATTCCCCGGCCGGGCCTGTCCACCGGCCTGTACATGAACACCCGCAGAATCGGCGCCATCGTGTCCGGGCCCATCATCGCGGCAGGCTCCCTCACCGCGCTCGGCCAACGCGGCATCTTCCTCACCAGCGCAGCCCTCACCCTCCTTGGCCTTGCCATCATCGTCATCGACAACCGAACAAACCAAGCCGCGGCCGACCGTTCAGCTCTCCCCATTGAGGCAAGCTGA
- the istA gene encoding IS21 family transposase, whose amino-acid sequence MINLDDWAEIRHLFSTGKHSKREIGRIVGVSRGTVDRALESDRAPKYQRAAGGSSFDAFAPRVRELLVKTPTMPAATLAERVGWSGSASLFRAKVAVIRPEYAAPDPADRLVHEPGFQVQCDLWFPHEPLPVGAGQSDTPPVLVMTSAFSGFIQARMLPSRTTPDLLGGMWTLLQDAQAVPSRLLWDNESGIGRRKPTEPVAAFAGSLGLEIKLLPPRDPESKGMVERMNRFFRQRFMPGRDFHSPADFNGQLEDWLPKANHRYSRSRHGRPDELIILDRERMRELPPVSPEAVFRNTVRLPRDYYVRVFSNDYSVDPSFIGRIVDVIADLDTIWVTHEGVIIATHVRAWARHLVVTDPAHVARAAVMRRDFRSQRVRRPEPIESVEVRDLAAYDEIFGIDLGPQPDLVLEAAS is encoded by the coding sequence GTGATCAATTTGGATGATTGGGCGGAGATACGCCACCTGTTTTCGACAGGCAAGCACTCGAAGCGGGAGATCGGCAGGATCGTGGGGGTTTCCCGCGGAACGGTGGATCGGGCGCTGGAATCGGACCGGGCGCCGAAGTATCAGCGGGCGGCCGGAGGGTCGAGTTTTGATGCGTTTGCTCCCAGGGTGCGGGAGCTGTTGGTAAAGACGCCGACGATGCCGGCCGCGACGCTGGCGGAGCGGGTGGGCTGGTCCGGTTCCGCGTCGTTGTTCCGGGCGAAGGTCGCCGTGATCCGGCCCGAATACGCAGCCCCTGACCCGGCGGACCGGCTGGTCCACGAGCCGGGGTTCCAAGTCCAATGTGATCTGTGGTTCCCGCACGAGCCGCTGCCGGTTGGGGCGGGCCAGAGTGACACGCCGCCGGTGCTGGTGATGACGTCGGCGTTCTCTGGTTTCATCCAGGCGCGGATGCTGCCGTCGCGGACGACGCCGGACCTTCTGGGCGGAATGTGGACTCTGCTGCAGGACGCGCAGGCGGTCCCGTCCAGGCTGTTGTGGGACAACGAATCCGGCATCGGCAGGCGCAAACCAACGGAGCCGGTGGCCGCATTCGCCGGCTCCCTAGGGCTGGAGATTAAGCTGCTTCCGCCGCGGGATCCGGAGTCCAAGGGCATGGTCGAACGGATGAACAGGTTCTTCCGGCAACGCTTCATGCCGGGCCGGGACTTCCACTCACCAGCGGACTTCAACGGCCAGCTCGAAGACTGGCTGCCCAAAGCCAACCACCGCTATTCGCGGTCCCGCCACGGCCGCCCCGACGAACTGATCATCCTGGACCGGGAGAGGATGCGGGAACTGCCGCCGGTGAGCCCGGAGGCGGTCTTCCGCAACACGGTGCGGCTCCCGCGGGATTACTACGTGCGGGTCTTCTCCAACGACTATTCCGTGGACCCATCATTCATCGGGCGAATCGTGGATGTCATCGCTGACCTGGACACCATCTGGGTCACCCACGAGGGTGTCATCATCGCCACCCACGTCCGGGCATGGGCACGGCACCTGGTGGTGACCGATCCCGCCCACGTGGCCCGCGCGGCGGTGATGCGCCGGGACTTTCGGTCCCAACGGGTCCGCCGCCCCGAACCAATAGAGTCCGTGGAGGTGCGGGATCTGGCTGCCTACGACGAGATCTTCGGCATCGACCTCGGCCCGCAGCCGGACCTGGTCCTGGAGGCGGCCTCATGA
- the istB gene encoding IS21-like element helper ATPase IstB translates to MTGTPSQIEYYARALRAPRISDGFRRLGDQARDAGWSHEEYLAAVLSREVSERKASGAATRIKAARFPAHKDLEEFNFDHQPSADRSLIAHLGTGVFLSEAKNLVLLGPPGTGKTHLAVGIGIKAAKAGHRVLFDSATGWVARLQEAHSRGKLTQELAKLRRYSLLVVDEVGYIPFDQDAANLFFQLVSSRYEHASMILTSNLPFARWGDVFGDLTIASAMIDRIVHHADVISLKGNSYRLKKHQPDVSTAQ, encoded by the coding sequence ATGACCGGGACACCGTCACAGATCGAGTACTACGCCCGGGCCCTGCGCGCACCACGGATCAGCGATGGGTTCCGTCGGCTCGGGGACCAAGCCAGGGATGCGGGCTGGTCCCATGAGGAGTACCTGGCCGCGGTCCTCTCCCGTGAAGTCTCCGAACGCAAAGCCTCCGGAGCTGCCACCAGGATCAAAGCCGCGAGGTTCCCGGCACACAAGGACCTCGAGGAATTCAACTTCGACCACCAGCCCTCCGCGGACAGGAGCCTCATCGCGCACCTGGGCACCGGGGTGTTCCTCTCCGAGGCCAAAAACTTGGTCCTCCTCGGGCCACCCGGCACCGGCAAAACCCACCTCGCGGTGGGCATCGGCATCAAGGCAGCCAAGGCCGGGCACCGGGTCCTCTTCGATTCCGCAACCGGCTGGGTCGCCCGGCTGCAGGAAGCCCACTCACGCGGAAAACTCACCCAGGAACTGGCCAAACTCCGCCGCTACAGCCTCCTGGTGGTCGACGAAGTAGGATACATCCCGTTCGATCAGGACGCCGCGAACCTGTTCTTCCAGCTCGTCTCCAGCCGCTACGAACACGCCTCGATGATCCTGACGTCGAACCTCCCGTTCGCCCGCTGGGGTGACGTCTTCGGAGACCTGACCATCGCCTCGGCCATGATCGACCGGATCGTCCACCACGCCGACGTCATCAGCCTCAAAGGCAACAGCTACCGGCTCAAGAAACACCAACCCGACGTCAGTACGGCACAATAG